One stretch of Patagioenas fasciata isolate bPatFas1 chromosome 9, bPatFas1.hap1, whole genome shotgun sequence DNA includes these proteins:
- the GPR17 gene encoding uracil nucleotide/cysteinyl leukotriene receptor, whose product MNGPADPSSLPFNCSNQSAFSLETSEQCGKETHLENILFATFYFLDFILAFVGNALALWLFIRDQKSGTPANIFLMHLAVADLSFVLVLPTRLVYHFSGNHWPFGEIPCRLTGFLFYLNMYASIYFLMCISVDRFLAIVHPVKSIKLRRSLYAHLACAFLWVIVGVAMAPLLLSVQTVEMNNTTICLQLYREKASRHALVSLAVAFTFPFVTTVTCYLLIIRSLKSGNRVEKHLKEKAIKMIIMVLMIFLICFVPYHVNRYIYILHYNGTKTSCETQRILALSNRITSCLTSLNGAFDPVMYFFVAEKFREALCNLFCVKKTVMLPQTYEGKTNESSLSAKSEL is encoded by the coding sequence ATGAATGGCCCAGCAGACCCCTCAAGCCTACCCTTCAATTGCTCAAATCAATCAGCTTTCTCTTTGGAAACATCAGAGCAATGTGGCAAAGAGACACACCTGGAGAACATCCTTTTTGCCACTTTCTACTTCCTGGACTTCATCCTGGCTTTTGTTGGCAATGCCCTGGCTCTTTGGCTCTTCATCCGGGACCAGAAGTCAGGCACACCTGCCAACATTTTCCTCATGCATCTCGCTGTGGCTGACCTGTCCTTCGTGCTGGTACTCCCCACCCGGCTGGTGTACCACTTTTCTGGCAATCACTGGCCATTTGGCGAGATCCCCTGCAGACTCACTGGCTTCCTTTTTTACCTCAACATGTATGCCAGTATCTACTTCCTCATGTGTATCAGCGTCGACCGTTTCCTGGCCATTGTGCACCCTGTGAAGTCCATCAAGCTCCGCAGGTCCCTTTACGCCCATTTGGCATGTGCCTTTCTGTGGGTTATAGTTGGGGTTGCAATGGCACCGCTGCTGCTCAGTGTGCAGACAGTGGAGATGAACAACACGACCATCTGCCTGCAGCTCTACAGAGAAAAGGCATCACGTCATGCTCTCGTGTCCTTAGCAGTGGCATTCACCTTCCCATTTGTTACTACAGTGACCTGCTACTTATTGATCATCAGAAGCCTGAAGAGTGGGAACAGAGTTGAGAAACACTTGAAGGAAAAAGCTATCAAAATGATCATCATGGTCCTGATGATCTTTCTGATTTGCTTCGTACCTTACCATGTCAATCGCTACATTTACATTCTCCACTACAACGGGACCAAAACCTCCTGTGAAACACAGCGTATTCTCGCCCTCAGCAACCGCATCACTTCCTGCCTCACAAGTCTAAATGGTGCCTTTGACCCAGTCATGTATTTTTTTGTGGCTGAGAAATTTCGTGAGGCTTTATGCAATCTGTTTTGTGTTAAAAAGACTGTAATGTTGCCTCAAACATATGAAGGTAAAACAAATGAAAGCTCACTAAGTGCTAAATCTGAACTGTGA